ACCCTGAGAAGTGCACAGGCTGTAGGCTTTGCGAAGTAGTGTGCTCACTATACCATGAAAAGTCCATCAACCCGTACAGGTCGAGGGTTAGAATAGTTAAGTGGGAGGGGGCTGGCATCTACGTGCCGATGGTGTGCCAGCACTGTGAGAGCCCTCCGTGCGAAGCTGTGTGCCCCATGAACGCCATCTCCAGAGACCAGTCGACGGGGGCCATGTTGATAAACTACGATAGGTGCATAGGCTGTAGGATGTGTATGGTGGCCTGCCCGCTAGGAGGAGTGAGCCTCGACATTAGGACGAGGAGGGTCATTAAGTGCGACCTGTGCAACGGAACCCCGCAGTGCACAAAATTCTGCTTGACCCGCGCCCTAGAGTTCCTAGAGCCTACGACGGCCAACCTACTGAAGAAGAGGACGGCAGTTGAGCGCTACTCAGAGATAATTAAGAAGCTCTCAATCTAGACAGCCTTTTTTATAGGCTCCTTAGCTTGAGCGAGCAGGTGCGTATCTTAATTGTTCAGCGAGGAGGCCTTAAGCCAGATAAGGAGGATCGAGGGGGTCCTCGAGGTCTTAGACGACGAAGAGGACCTCTACGTATACTCCTTAGAGAAGCCCCTTAGCTCTAGGCTTAGGCGTAGGCCTAGCCTAGTAGTTAAGGTGAGGCCGGAGGCCGCCAAGAGGGTGATGGGTGAGCTATCAGGCCGAGGGCTGCGCCCAGCCTTAAGGGGCGGCGAGTACGATGAGGGGGCTGTCGTCGTGGACCCACTCATCCCCCCAGACCTCGAAGAGCTCGACGCTGAGGCGGCTAACGTGGAGAGGAGGCGCAGCGAGGCCATGGCCAAGGTGGTGGAGGAGGCTCTTAAGGCAGGGGCGAGCGTCTTAAAGAGGCTGAGCATAGCCCTCGGAGCGCTAGTTAAGTCTAGGCAGGTAGGGGTGTGCCGTGAATGTGAAGCCTGCTCAGGGTACTGTAGCGTAGCGCCATTCTACAACTACGTAGAGACCTGGACCTCGAAGGGGAGGCTGCTCCTAATTCGAGGCTTCGAGGCTAATGAGGTCAAGGCCACCCCTAAGCTAGCTG
This DNA window, taken from Candidatus Nezhaarchaeota archaeon, encodes the following:
- a CDS encoding 4Fe-4S dicluster domain-containing protein, whose product is PEKCTGCRLCEVVCSLYHEKSINPYRSRVRIVKWEGAGIYVPMVCQHCESPPCEAVCPMNAISRDQSTGAMLINYDRCIGCRMCMVACPLGGVSLDIRTRRVIKCDLCNGTPQCTKFCLTRALEFLEPTTANLLKKRTAVERYSEIIKKLSI